The Aminipila terrae nucleotide sequence TGAACACGGGAACCAGAGGCCACCTTCCGCACAGTGGACAGCTACCGCAGCAGGAGCAATTTTACTTGCTGCTAATGATAATCAGACGGCGAATGAACCAAAAACATTGATAGTAGACAACAGTACGGCTAATCCAATCACAGAAAAAACAGTATGTATTACTCATGGAACTTTTGGTAAAATCATAGACACAGGGCTTAAAGATGTAAATCAGATGGGTGCAGCCATGGCACCTGCCTTTGTAGATACTGTGCTTAATCATTTGGAGGATACTGGCAGAAAGTTTTCAGATTATGATATGATTTTAAGTGGTGATTTGGGACATATAGGAAAACAGATAGCCATGGATTTGTTAGCAGATGCCGGCATACCAGTTAAAGATCTGGTAAACTGTTATGATGATTGTGGAGCCATGATTTATGAAAAAGAACAGGATACCCATGCAGGTGGAAGCGGATGTGGGTGTTCAGCAAGTGTATTTACAGGGTATATATACAAAAGAATGAAGAAAGGCGAACTTAAAAGGGTACTTTTGATTTCTACAGGAGCTTTGCTTTCTACAATCAGCCCTGGACAGGGAGAATCGATACCAGGTATTGCCCATGCTGTGTGCATTGAGACCTGCTAGAAAGGAGATAAAGTATGGAATACTTTTATTGTTTTTGTATTGGCGGCATTATATGTGTTGTAGGTCAGATTTTACTGGATACAACTAAATTGACGGCTCCCAGAATATTAGTCATTTTTGTTGTTACTGGTGCAGTACTGCAGGCACTGAATTTATATCAGCCGCTAGTTGATTTAGCTGGGAATGGTGCTACGGTACCACTACCAGGATTCGGATATGCCCTGGCCAAGGGGCCATGGATGGAGCGAAAGACGGGTTCCTGGGCGCTTTGACCGGGGCTGTGAAAGACACTGCAGCTGGAGTTACTGTAGCAATAGTGTTTGGATATATTATAGCGGTAATATTTAATCCCAAATCGATTAGATAGATTTTGTACAAAAGACTGCTTCATAATAAATAATCTGACTTAAATGCTGATTTATTTATTTTGGGGCAGCTTTTTATTGAGATAA carries:
- a CDS encoding stage V sporulation protein AD, with product MTGNKAKNKLGKQTLVFPNKPIIASGGAIVGVKEGQGPLGKWFDTVLEEDTFGEKTWEKSESKMLKEAVKMAITRGGKAESEIEAILTGDLLNQLMSSAFMARDMQIPFIGLYGACSTMAESLLVGSVLIDGEYGNNIIAGASSHYCTAERQFRMPLEHGNQRPPSAQWTATAAGAILLAANDNQTANEPKTLIVDNSTANPITEKTVCITHGTFGKIIDTGLKDVNQMGAAMAPAFVDTVLNHLEDTGRKFSDYDMILSGDLGHIGKQIAMDLLADAGIPVKDLVNCYDDCGAMIYEKEQDTHAGGSGCGCSASVFTGYIYKRMKKGELKRVLLISTGALLSTISPGQGESIPGIAHAVCIETC
- a CDS encoding SpoVA/SpoVAEb family sporulation membrane protein — protein: MEYFYCFCIGGIICVVGQILLDTTKLTAPRILVIFVVTGAVLQALNLYQPLVDLAGNGATVPLPGFGYALAKGPWMERKTGSWAL